gtcatcggttgtagccgggcaccatctagttcttctggtctcaggctaatgctttatgtggccctttctgcctcctgggctcataattaccttgtgtctttggagttcatcattctcctttggtcccggtgggttgagaccaattgatgcatcttagatggccacttgctagcatttaagatctcTGTCACTGCATTCTTAAATTTaatataaaatgttttaattaatattaatattataatTAACATTGAAGTAATTAATTATACTTCCCTTGATTTTGATCTCATTtcacctttcttttttctttatatatatatatattttattgtactttagatgaaagtttacagaacaaactagcttctcattaaacaattagtatacatattgttttgtgacgttggttgccagccccacggcatgtcaacactctccccttctcaaccttgggttccccattaccagctttcctgtcccactctgccttctcgtccttgcccctgggctggtgtgcccacttagtcttgttttgctttatgggcctgtctaatctttggctgaagggtgaacctcaggagtgacttcattactgagttaaaagggtgtctggaggccacactctcgggatttctccagtctggttttttttttgtatgtgtgagtttgaattttgttctacatttttctccagctctgtccaggaccctttgttgtgatccctgtcagaactttTGGTGGTgatagccgagcaccatctagttgtgctgaacttagtctggtggaggctgtggtagttgtggtccatttgtcctttggactaatctttcccttgtgccttttgttttcttcattctcccttgctccagatggggtgagaccagtggagtatctttgatggccactcacaagcttttaagaccccagaccttacttaccaaagtagaatgtagaacattttctttataaactctgttatgccagttgaaccagatgttccctgaaaccatggtccccagagccctcagcccagtaatttggtctctcagggagtttggatgtgtctgtggagctttcaAGACCTTGTCTTGGACAAGTTTCATTCCACCTCCTTTCTTGAGACCTAGCATGATGTAGCCTGCCAAGAAATTTCCCATCTTGAGTTTAAAGAGTTCTCATTGTTCCCCTCTTTGCTTGACACAACTAGTTCCACATTTGTTCTGAAGGCCATTCACTCAAGATGCTACTTCTTGGTAACAATTTTTGTATTAATTAGGACTTTTTTTTAGtttcagataaaagaatcttGAGCTAGTttaataataactaacatttacaaaaccaaacctgtagctgttgagtcgattccgactcatagcagtcctataggacagggtagaactgcctgatagagtttccaaggagcagctggtggattcaaactgctgaccttttgtttagcagctgagttcctGGCCACGGTACCACCAGGGCCCAGCTAACATTTAGTGAATGTTTACTCTGTaccaatgcctggcacatggctgttactgttgttgttatgtgccatcaagtcagttctgactcattgcgaccatataggacagagtagaactgccccatagggttccaaggagtgcctggtggatttgaattgccaaccttttggttagcagccgtagctcttaaccactatgccaccaaagtttCCTGGCATATGGTAGATGTTTAATATTTGTTGCGtgaatgccaggcactgtgctaagtactttattctgctctaatttttagtattttctttcttctggtgcctgagggcttctttagCTGCTcactatttgttcgagttgtagggttaatgttttgattttggccctttcttctttttggatgtatgcatttattgacataaattggcctctgagcactgcttttactgtgttccaaaggttctggtaggatgtattttcattctcacttgattctgtgaatttctttattccatccttaatttcttctataactcagtagttttggagcaagtgttgttcagtttccatgtgtttgactttttttccttgctttttctgttatcaatatctacttttatgcctttatagtcagaaaagatgctttgtaatattttgatgctttggattctattaaggcttgctttgtggcctaccacatggtctattctggagaatgtcccatgtgtgttggaaaagaaagtatacttggctgctgttgagtggagtgttctatatatgtctatgaaatCAAGTTAGTTgactgtggtatttagatcttctttgtctttactgagcttctttctggatgttctgtccttcactgaaagtggtgtattgaagtctcctactattattgtggagctgtctatttctcttttcaatgctgttagagtttgtttcacgtattttggagccctgtcatttgtGCTAAGTACTTTAAATGAATTCCCTAacttaattctcacaactctacactagttgtgatggttaaggttatgtgtcaacttggctggttcatgattctcagtgatgtagtttggcagttgtgtaatgatgtaatcatctccacgATGAGCTCTGATACAATGTCGtcacctctatgatgagatctgctctGAGTAATCAATCAATTGGAAGGGAGttaccttgggggtgtggcctgtatgcaatatatgtggactttctgacaaAACTCGCTGGCTTTTGCCCTGCTCTGGATACTGCATTCAGCTTGTCAACATCTGATCTTTGGTTCTGGGACCTGAACcaacagcctgctgtcttacctgctgatcttggatttatCAGCCTTCAaagtctgtgagccagcagccccccatctgacctatggattttgggttcatcagcccctgcagctatgtgagtcaggagaagcctctagcctgatacatgactcacggacttgggactttccaggcgCTACAacagcgtgagccatttccttgagataaatctctctctctctccctacatgtatatatttatatatatgcttctctggttttgcttctctagaaaaccagcctaagacactagtattttcttcttttctacagAAAAGAACACTGTGACACAGAAACGGTTAGAAATTGCCCTAGGACACACAGCTGGTAATTGTTGGGGCAAGGATTTGAACACAGGCTATCTCATTTTTGCTACCCTATAAGCAAGAAAGGAGAATGTATTATAAGAGAGTTGTCATAGAACCAAGGGTAGATATACAGGTGGATTGTAGGTTGGGCTGGAGATAGGAACTAGAAAGCTGTTGAGAACTGAGGCCATattctttctctgattttctgctTTTCAGACTAGATGTGGTGCCTTTTGATGGGCATAGGGAAAATGTTGGCAAAATGATGCAGTAGGTCATATAACTGGTCCTTGGCAAATCCCAGCACTACTCCCAGTGCCCTATGTGGCCTGAGCAACTCATTCCatttctttgggcctcagtttcctcatgttcatctataaaatgagaagttTTTACCAGAGAATTATTCAGGTCCCTTCCACCTCTAAAATTCTGTGATTCTACGTGAATCTTCTAGGGCAGAAGTGCGTTGATAATGGAGGTGAATATGTGCGTTTAGTGGGGGAGGGCTCCAAGGTGAGAGGGACAGAAAATTGTTTGGATGCAGCCTCAGTGTTAAATTACTATTTAGAGCTGGCATCAGGTAAAGGCCTTTTGGAAAACATAAATGGGGGACAGAAAAGCCTTCTAACTCTGACCAGACCAAATGGTTTTGAATGTAACCTCTCTGGTCTGTGAGCAGCTCTGATGGGCAGAAAGGTGGCTCGGGAGAGGAGTAGCCTCCTTGCCCAGTGATTTCATCTGGTTTAGGTTTTTTCTCCGTTCAGAATTTTCTATAGCTTTCATCCAGGCTACAGGACAGGGCCAGATGGCAAACCCAAGCATTTGAATGGCCTGATGAGCAAGTCACGCCTCTCTGGGTCTATTTCCTTATCCATAACATGAGAGGTTTGGTCTATATGATCTCCAGGGTCCTGCCCAGCTCTTAACATTTTGTGGTTCTGGGTGCTGGGCTGCAAGCAGACCTCCTCTTTCCGAATGCTCCATCCTTGGACAAGACCTCTGTCTTCATTCCTCTTCTCTGTTTATACCTGGCGCCCACTGCCTTTTTCCTGGACCCCCTTTCTTCCTCAGTTCTCTCAAATCCTACCATCCAGCTTCTGTAGCTTCTTAACTCCTTTGTactctctttgttttctttcttacatTTTTCTCTGGACCGCCAATTTGCACCCCTGGTCTCCAGTTCTCCATCTCCATGTTCACCTACTCCTATGTGCACCTGTGGCTCCTAATTCAAGCTCTCTTCTTAGATTCCTCCAAGGGCCCCCTGGGATCCCCTATCATTGCTCCCTCTCTCAGAAGCACATCTTTCTCTAGAACCAAAGGATCAGGTATTCAGTAGCTCAGGTGACAAACCTGCTGTCAGGTTACAGATATTGTTTCCTGAAAGACCACACTGCAGTGTCTGTGGAGCCTCAGGCTACCTGCAGTGCCCTGCCCTCACCTGGCTGTCCCACATGAGGTGAGAATAACCAGAACTCACCTCTCGCGCCAGTGTGCACCTGGAAACATGGCTCTGAGCCTCTGGCCTCTACTGCTGTTGCTGCTGTCCTGTGCAGGTGAGAGAGGAGCAGTGAGTAGGGCTGGGGATGAAGAGGATGGTTGCTGGAAAGACTTAAGACTGAGGAGGTTAACGGGTTAGATCAaaaaagggtgggagagggcaaaGAAAAGGGGCAGAGACTGGTACTAAGGGAGAAAAGGAGGCTAAGAAAGCATGCCAAGACTTACTGTAAGCTCATGCATGAAAGGAACCCAGCTCACCATGCCCTTCACCTCATCTTTAGATCCAGGCAGGGAACTGGGCTCTCAGGGCCAGGGCTCTAGGCACTTCCCTTTTAGTGACCTCTGGTTTTTCTCCTTACAGTAATGCTGGCCCCTATGGGGTCTCGGTCCCTGGACACTGGTCTCTCCCTCCTGAAGTCATTGGTCTCTGCTCTGGGTCAGGCTCCCCAGGGCTTCCTCAGCCACTCACAGTTCTCTACATTCCTAGCCAACATTTCCACTTCCTTTGAGCTTGGGAGAATGGGGGAGGGGCCAGTGGGAGAGCCCCCACCTCTTCAGCCCCCTGCCCTCCGGCTCCATGATTTCCTAGTGACACTGAGAGGCAGCCGGGACTGGGAGCCAATGCTGGGGCTCCTGGGGGATATACTGGCACTGCTGGGGCAGGAACAGACTCCCCGCGACTTCCTGGCGCACCAGGCAGGTGTGCTGGGTGGACTCGCAGAAGTGCTCCTGGGAACCTTAGTGCCTGGAGGGCCCCCTGCCCCTACCCGGCCCCCATGCTCCCGTGATGGGCCCTCTGACTGCGTCCTGGCGGCTGATTGGCTGCCttctctgttgctgttgttagaggGCACACGCTGGCAGGCACTGGTGCAGGTGCGGCCTACTGTGGACCTGAGCAATGCCACAGACCTCAGTGCGAGGGAGCCAGCTCCCCACTTTTTGCAGGGTCTGTTGGGTTTACTCACTCCAACAGAGGATCTAGGCTCTGAGGAAGCTCTTTGGGAAGGTCTGCTACGCACAGTGGGGGCCCCCCTCTATGCTGCCTTCCAGGAAGGGTTGCTCCGTATTACTCGCTCTCTGCAGGACGAGGTCTTTTCCATTCTGGGACAACCAGAACCCGATGCCAATGGGCAGTGCCAGGGAGGTGAGTGCTGCCAGGGCTGGGACTGGGCTGGGGCAGGGCAAGAAGGGGTGGGATCAGGGTAGCCACCTTCCTTACctcttccttcctaggtaacctTCAGCAGCTGCTCCTATGGTAAGTAACAGGGAATGAGCGTTGATGGATTGGGGCTGGGAAATCGGGAAATGGACAGCTGAAGGTGTCAGCCTTCCAAGCTGAAGAGAAAACTGTTGAAAGAAGTGGGGTTTAGTGGTTGTGGAGTGTGGCTGTCTGGGCTGGTATCCCAGCTCCACCTCTTCCTAGCTATATGACCTTGAACAGGTCACATGCtctttctatgcctcagtttccccattgttgcaaggattaaatgagttgagACTGTGTGTGTAACCCACTTAGAacggtgcctggcacattgtGCTTACTAAATGTTAGCTAATAAAGATGGcagccatgagctggaatccacttgatggcaactgttttaatAAATACAGAGTGTGGAAAAGAAGGACAGGACTGAATTCTTTAGCTCCTTACTATTTcagtacaacgctgtcagagTACAGGTGGGTGTACTCAGTTGCTGGCCAGATTTCCTGATATGAGGCCAACCAAGGGTTGTGTTTAAGCTGTCTAAAAGCATATGAAGAAAGGCGAAAAAAGGGGCCGGGCGGCCAGAAGGGACTTCAACTGGGCTGCTCTCAGGAGATTTTGCACCTTGGTTGGACACAGTTCTCTCCCCTTTTTGCCATCCCGGCATTTAAACTAGTAACACCTATACTCCCAAGGATCTCACTTTTGGAAAAGCTTTCCACATCCCCTGCAGGGCTCTGGGCCAGGGTTAGAACCTTCAGCTGACCAAATGTGAACTGACCAGATTGTGCCTGCTCCTCCATCTGCACCCAGGGGCATCCGGCACAACCTCTCCTGGGATGTCCAGGCGCTGGGCTTTCTGTCTGCATCaccgcccccaccccccgccctccTTCACTGCATGAGCACCGGTGTGCCTCTGCCCAGGGTTGCCCAGCCTGCAACCCATGTCAGCCCTCGCCAGCGGCGAGCCATCTCTGTGGAGGCCCTCTGCGAGAACCGCTCAGACACGGCACAGCCCCACGGCATTTCCAACTTCTCCATCCACTTGCTCTGCCAGCATGCCAAGCCTGCCACCCCGCAGCCCCCTCCCAGCACCGCTGCCATCTGCCTGACAGCTGTGTGGTATGCTGTCTCATGGGTGCCAGGTGCCCAAGGCTGGCTCCAGGCCTGCCACGACCAGTTTCCTGATCAGTTCCTTGAGGCAATCTGTAGCAACCTCTCCTTTTCAGCCCTGTCCAGCCCCAACCGCCGCCTGGTAAAGTGGCTTTGTGCCGACCTACTCCCACCCCCTACAAGCTGCCCTGAAGACCTGCCCCCTGTTCCCCTCACCCCAGACATCTTCTGGGGCTGCTTCTTGGAGAATGAGACTCTGTGGGCCCAGCGGCTGTGTGGGGAGCCAAGTCTGCAAGCTGTGCCCCCCAGCAACCAGGTTTGGGTTCAGCATGTGTGCCAGGGCCCCACTCTGGATATCACTGACTTCCCACCCTGTCACATTGGACCCTGTGGAGAGCGCTGCCCAGATGGGGGCAGCTTCCTGGTGATGGTCTGTGCCAATGACACTTTGTATGAGGCTCTGGTGCCCTTCTGGCCTTGGCTAGCAAGCCAGTGCAGAATAAGTCGTGGAGGCAACAACACTTGCTTCCTAGACGGGCTTCTGGGCCCCCTTTTGCCCTCTCTGCCACCACTGGGACCATCCCCACTCTGCCTAGCTCCTGGCCCCTTCCTGCTTGGCATGCTATCCCAATTGCCACGCTGTCAGTCCTCTGTGCCTGCCCTTGCCCATCCCACACGCCTACACTATCTTCTGCGCCTGCTGACCTTCCTCCTGGGTCCAGGGGCTGGAGGGGCTGAGGCCCAGGGGATTCTGGGCCAGGCCTTGCTGCTCTCCAGTCTTCCGGACAACTGCTCCTTCTGGGACGCCTTCCGCCCAGAGGGCCGGCATAGTGTGCTACGGACAGTTGGGGAGTACCTGGAGCAGGAGGAGCAGACGCCACCAGGCTTCGACTCTCCTGTCAGCCCCGGCTCTGGACTGAGCAAGATGGAGCTGCTGGCCTGCTTCAGTGTGAGTGATCTGCCTGGGTGGAAGCTCCTGGAACGGAGAGAGGGCTTCCAGGGGAATTCCTCCAATGCTGAGAGGTAGTAGTGTAGCATAGTGGTTTAAGGGCACAGCCCTGGAGTCAGACAGGCTTGGGTTCACATCTGAGGTCCGTGACcagctttgggcaagttatttaaccagtCTGAGTTTATTATCTATAAACTGGGAACAATAACGGCACCACCCTCCTAGGGTGGCTGTAGAATTACATGAGACAATGCATGCTATGGGCTCAGCACAGTGTATGTACATAAACATGCAATAAAAATTCTGTCCTTATTATTCTTCTGTTTCTTTGACTCTCCCCTTTTCTGCTCCAGGAAAGAAAGGGACCGAGTTAGAGGGCTCTAATTCTATCCCTGAAGAGTGAGAACTGGAAGCTGGCAGAGTATAGGAGGATAAGGCAGGAATGAGAAAAATTCAGGGGTACTACAAATCAGAAGACTTGGGTTCTAGGTTCAACTCTGCCACAAATTAGGTGGGCTTAGGCAAGTAATTTAATTTagttttctgggcctcagtttcttctctgtAGAATATATAAATACCACAATTCCTTCACTAAATCCTTATTGTGTGCAAAGCCCCTTGCTAGGTTCTGTAGGATATATAAAGATTCCTTACTCCGTGTTAGGGCCCTGGGACAGGTGAAATGGGATTAGATGGGCTCATAGTAATTTGCTTCATATCTGTAAGCATTTATTGAGCCACTTATGGAGCGTGCATGGGAGAGGGTACAGAAGTTAGAGATGTGGTCCCTGAGGTAAAGGAGCTTAATATCTGAGGAGACATGCATACTAGCTTCAGATGAAGGTCAAGCATCCCAGCAAGTGGAGTTTTAGTGTTTAGGGAAGCTGCAGAAGGGACAGAGAAGACAATTCTCTTGGCATCTTGTCTGTCTCCCCACCAGCCTGTGTTGTGGGATCTGCTCCAGAGGGAGAAGAGTGTTTGGGCCCTGCAGATTTTAGTGCAGGTAACAGGTGGTGGGGCACATGGGTGGGCTGGGTGATAGCTATGGCCTGAGGTCCCTGCCCAGTGTGGCCAAGCCCGCCGTGCCCTCCCAACTCCCAGAAGTACCTGCACATGCCCCCAGAAAATCTCCAGCAGCTGGTGCTTTCAGCAGAGAGGGAGGCCGCTCAGAGCTTTCTGACGCTAGTGCACCGTTCCTGGGCCCAGCTACAGGTGGGCATAGATGGAGATGGgaaagagggtggaggggggatCCAGGCATCAAGAGCACCTGAAACCTGGTGTGCCAAGCGGTTGTCTCAGTGGAAGGAGGAACCCGAGAGAGGCGATGGCAAGGATACTGCATGTTTCCAGAGTCAGCATCCATTCCTGTGCCTACACAGGTACCACCATCTGAGGAGCAGGCTCTGGGTCGCCTGACAGCCCTGCTGCTTCAGCGGTACCCACGCCTCACTTCCCAGCTCTTCATTGACTTGTCACCGCTCATCCCCTTCTTGGCTGTCTCTGACTTGATGCGCTTCCCACCATCTGTGTTGGCCAACGACACCGTGTAAGGTCCCCACAGCACCCTGCCTGCTCCTATCAGGGTCAGGACCACCCTACCCACCTGGAGCAGCCCCTTGCAGAACTCTTCCCTACTAAAACCAGAGAGAATCTCCTTCCTTTCCGTGGCAGAAGGAAAGCAAAGGGCCAGGGGATGGCAGTTTGGAACAGGGCCAAAACTTAAAACCCATTACCCTCCTTAGCCTGGCTGCTATCAGGGACTATAGCCCAGGAATGAGGCCTGAACAGAAGGAGGCTCTGGCAAAGCGACTGCTGGCCCCTGAGCTGTTCGGGGAAGTGCCCGCCTGGTCCCAGGAGCTGCTGTCGGCAGTGCTGCCCCTGCTCCCGCATCTTCCTTTGGAGAGCTTTCTGCAGCTCAGCCCTCACCAGGTATGCGAGTCGTCCTCTTCACTGACTGGCCCATCCTCCACTAGGTGGGACGGCAGCCAGTAGCACAGGAGTCAGTGGCCCGTCTCCTAGCGAGCCCCTCTCCAGGTGTCCCACGGCGATCCTAGAATAAGCTGACCTTCCCCATCTCAGATCCAGGCTCTGGAGGACAGGTGGCCAGGGGCAGGGCTTGGGCCAGGGCAAGCCCGACACGTGCTACGCAGCCTGGTGAACCAGAGCATCCAGGATGGAGAGGAGCAGGTGCGCAGGTGAGTGGTTATGGTATCGGTGATCAAGGCCAGAGCGGGAGAGGTAGAGAGGCAGGTATAGCTGTCATGGTGGGTTGGAGTTCTAGGAAGGAGCA
The window above is part of the Loxodonta africana isolate mLoxAfr1 chromosome 10, mLoxAfr1.hap2, whole genome shotgun sequence genome. Proteins encoded here:
- the STRC gene encoding stereocilin, translated to MALSLWPLLLLLLSCAVMLAPMGSRSLDTGLSLLKSLVSALGQAPQGFLSHSQFSTFLANISTSFELGRMGEGPVGEPPPLQPPALRLHDFLVTLRGSRDWEPMLGLLGDILALLGQEQTPRDFLAHQAGVLGGLAEVLLGTLVPGGPPAPTRPPCSRDGPSDCVLAADWLPSLLLLLEGTRWQALVQVRPTVDLSNATDLSAREPAPHFLQGLLGLLTPTEDLGSEEALWEGLLRTVGAPLYAAFQEGLLRITRSLQDEVFSILGQPEPDANGQCQGGNLQQLLLWGIRHNLSWDVQALGFLSASPPPPPALLHCMSTGVPLPRVAQPATHVSPRQRRAISVEALCENRSDTAQPHGISNFSIHLLCQHAKPATPQPPPSTAAICLTAVWYAVSWVPGAQGWLQACHDQFPDQFLEAICSNLSFSALSSPNRRLVKWLCADLLPPPTSCPEDLPPVPLTPDIFWGCFLENETLWAQRLCGEPSLQAVPPSNQVWVQHVCQGPTLDITDFPPCHIGPCGERCPDGGSFLVMVCANDTLYEALVPFWPWLASQCRISRGGNNTCFLDGLLGPLLPSLPPLGPSPLCLAPGPFLLGMLSQLPRCQSSVPALAHPTRLHYLLRLLTFLLGPGAGGAEAQGILGQALLLSSLPDNCSFWDAFRPEGRHSVLRTVGEYLEQEEQTPPGFDSPVSPGSGLSKMELLACFSPVLWDLLQREKSVWALQILVQKYLHMPPENLQQLVLSAEREAAQSFLTLVHRSWAQLQVPPSEEQALGRLTALLLQRYPRLTSQLFIDLSPLIPFLAVSDLMRFPPSVLANDTVLAAIRDYSPGMRPEQKEALAKRLLAPELFGEVPAWSQELLSAVLPLLPHLPLESFLQLSPHQIQALEDRWPGAGLGPGQARHVLRSLVNQSIQDGEEQVRRLGSLACFLSPEELQSLVPLSDPMGPVERGLLECAANGTLSPQGRVAYELLGVLRSAGGTVLSPLELRVWAPLFPQLGLRFLQELSEPQLRAMLPALQGTSITPAQAVLLLGRLLPRHDLSLEDLCSLHPLLPGLSPQTLQAIPRRVLVGACPCLAPELPRLSACQTAALLQSFRVKGGVKNTGPAGSGAAVCLPGQPSPTTWPDCLLPLLPLKLLQLDSVALLADRRRYRELLWSEQQAQFLWKKMQVPANLTLRNLRALGTLAGGMSCEFLQQVGAMADFVQVMHMLYQLPTGVRGSLRLCIWEEVQRRMTMPEPELATLGPELSELDPKLLLDLPIYLMDRLSSESIMLVVELVQGAPEQLLALTPPHRVTLAERALQNLAPKQAPVSREVLDALGPLVGFLGLESTRRIPRQILLSYLSQLQDYCLGEPFATELGWLLLQEPLLGRPEFWSQDEVEQAGRLIFTLSTEAISLIPKEILSPETLERLLERQQSWEQSRVGQLCGWPQLAPKKAALVSGVVRPAAEDLPEPVPNCADIRGTFPAAWSATQISQMELSDFEDCLALFAGDPGLGPEELRAAMGKAKQLWGPARGFRPEQILQLGRLLIGLGERELQELLLVDWGVLSTLGQIDGWNSVQLRIVVSSFLRQSGRHVSHLDFIYLTALGYTLCGLRPEELQHISSWEFSQAALFLGNMPLQCSEEQLEVLAQLLVLPGGFGPVSNWGPEIFTEVGTIAAGIPDLALSALLRAQIQGLTPLAISVIPAPKFAVVFSPAQLSSLTSVQAVAVTPEQMAFLSPEQRQAVAWAQHEGKESPEQQGRSTAWGLQDWSQLSQALALTVCFLGQLL